tccatcttgcATTGCGCAACTCGCAGCAGCACCGCTAAAGTATTTTCTAGCATGACGGGCTGGCGTCTCATGTCTTGTGCGAGATACTTTTGATTTACGCGACACCGCCTATGATCCCAGAGCGCCGAATCATCCCCGTTGAATGGTGTTGTCAACATCTTGAATTGCCCTCCGCGCGTGCTCCAGTCGCCAGAGCCGCACCGCCTCCAACACAGTGTTTTGCATCTTAACCAGTCGATACTTGGCATCTAGTTCACCATGGGTAAACTCATACGCCTCGAGCTTCAGAGTATGTCTTGTCGAATCTCTGTTTGCGGCTGCCCGCTCCAACTAACAATGCGCCTCAAGATTTCAAGTCTTACAAGGGCCACCACACCCTCTTGTTTGGCGATTCCTACTTCACTTCCATCATCGGGCCCAATGGATCGGGTAAATCGAATTCGTAAGTCATAGTGATCAAATTTGCATGTCACCTCGTTTCCCCGGTATACTAATACCATGGGTGGATAGTATGGACGCCATCTCCTTCGTCCTTGGCATCAAGTCTTCTCATTTGCGATCCACTCACCTGAAAGAACTCGTCTACCGAGGACGTGTCTTGAAAACCTCAAAAATTAACGACGATGGTTCCGCTGAAGCAACTGCAGACGCCAGCAATTTTGCCGACGACGATAAGGCGTCTCGAGGCGATCCAAAGACCGCCTGGGTCATGGCGGTATATGAGGACGACGCTGGCGAAGAAcagaggtggaagaggaccATCACGAGTGGAGGAGCCAGTGAATATCGCATCAACGACCGGGTGGTTACGGCTCAACAGTACAACGATGCTTTGGAAACGGAAAACATTCTGATCAAGGCCCGCAATTTCCTCGTTTTCCAGGGTGATGTCGAAGCCATCGCTTCGCAATCTCCGCAGGACCTTACGCGGCTCATTGAGCAGATCTCGGGAAGTTTGGAATATAAAACTGAGTACGAAAAGCTCCAAGTCGAGGCAGAACAGGCCATCGAGAACCAAAACTTTCAGTTCCATCGCCGCCGTGGTATCAACTCCGAAATCAAACAGTATCGGGAGCAAAAGAAGGAGGCGGACAGTttccagaagaagacagaggaAAGGGATGCGGCCATTGTTACGCACTGCCTCTGGAAGCTGTACCACTTTCAGAAAGCTATGGACGATTCAAGCACCGCTATCCAAGAGCACCACGAGGACTTGAAGGAGATGCGGAGAAACGTGGAAGAGTTTGAAACTCAACTTGATTCAGCCCGAAAGGAACAATCTGCAGTTCAGAAACAGGTCAGCAAGGTGGAAAAGGATATCAAGCACAAGGAAAGAAGCAttgaggacaaggagaacGCCCTGGTTCCGTTTGACGAGAAAATCCACGAGTCTTCGCAGCAAATTgacaagctccaagctcAGGCACAGAAAGTCGGTAAGGAGCTCGAGGAACAGACAGACATTGTGCAGAAGGTCCAGAAAGATATTGGGAGCGTCAAAAAAGCACAGGATCTGTTTGAAAAAGATATCAAGGATCAGCTGAAGAAGCAAGGCCGAGATATTAGCGACGACGACCGCAAAGAATACAACACACTCCGAGCCCAAGTCTTGGCCCGTACCGGCTCCAACCAAGCAAAATTGGAGAACCTTGAGCGACAGAGGAAAGCGGATGAAGTCACTGTCAGTAGTCTCAAGGGCAAAGTAGACAGCATCTCAGGAACCATTGAAAAAATGGAAGCAGAGCTGACTAGCATCGGCGAGAGGCGAAGCGCTGCCGATTCTGCAACCAAGGACATTACCAATGACATTgccgccaagaagaaggaatttAACCAGCTCCAATCTGAGCGAGTTCGAACTAACCAAAAAAGAACCGAGCTCGAAGAGAAGCTTGAGGACGTCGCAAGGAAGCTTAGAGAAGCCGACGATGGTCGCCGTCAAAATGATCGAGAGGTACGCATGAAGGAAATGGTGACGACTTTGAAGCGTATATTCCCTGGAGTTCGCGGTCGTATCGGAAACTTGTGCACAcccaagcagaagaagtTCGACGAGGCCGTTATTGTTGCCTTGGGAAGAGACTTTGACTCCGTAGTTGTCGATACGGAAAAAACCGGTGTGGACTGTGTTCAGTATTTGAAAGAGCAGAGATTTCCTCCCATGACCTTTATTCCGCTGGACAACATCAAGGTTAATGCTGTCAACACCGCAATCAAAGGCTTCCCCGGTGCGAGACTCACCATCGACACCATCAACTTTGATGCTTCGGTTGAGAGAGCCATGTCATACGCATGCGGCAGCTCTGTGGTTTGTGATACCCTTGACATTGCTAAGCACATTTGCTATGACAAGAAAATCCCCGTCAAGGCTGTTACGGTGGAGGGATACATCATCCATAAGGCTGGCTTGATGACAGGCGGTCGTGGTCCCGAACCTAAGGGTGGAAAGCGcaagtttgaagaagccgatgTCCAGAATCTCCAGCGTATGGCAgccaagctgaagagcgaGATCGATCGCCTTCCCAAGGCGGATCGTCGGGGAACCCAGGAGGAATCTCTCCATATCGAGCTCAACGGACTTGAACGGCAGCTAGTGGCGACTAGGGACGAGCTGGCAGCCTTGAACAAGAACTGGACAAGCAAGAAGCGCGAATTGGACAgccaaaagaagcagctccaggaacTTCAGCCCAAGTACGAGCAGCAATTATCGCAACTGAACCGTACAAAGGAGACGGTCCAGGAGTTTAAGGACGCTATTGCTCGCGTGGAAGATGAAATCTTTGATGGGTTCTGCAAGAAACTTGGATACAGCGACATTCGCGCGTACGAGGCTTCTCAGGGTAAACTAGAGCAGGAGATTTCCGAGAAGCGCAACCAATACGAGGTTCAGAGGCAGAGACTGGAAAGTCGACTCAAATGGGAAATCACGCGCCACAGTGACACGGAAGCACGCATCAAGAGGATACAAGATCAGATCCGACGTCTCAAACAAGACATGAGGACATacaacaaggaaaaggccgaAATCGAAGAGTCGATGCGCGATGATCAGGATGAGTTGGAAGCTCTTGGAGAGACATTGGAAGAAATGAAGGCGGAGCAGTTGGAAAAGAACCAAAAGGTCAACGAGGCTCGAGCCGAGCTACAAAAACACAGCAAGGACATTGAAGCCTGCCAGCGCGAGATTAACGCCCTGGAAACCACTGTGCAGAAGAACAGCGCAGGCAAATCCGCACTCCTGCGAAGATGCAGACTCGAACAGATCCAGATTCCGTTAGCCGGAGGCGCTCTTGACAACCTACCGACAGAAGATGACTTACTGCGACAAGATCCAGATGCCATGGACGTCGATGGTGGAGAAGATGATATGATGGATATTGCTCTTGATGATCATGGTATCGAAATCGATTTCGATGGTCTCGAGGAGGACTTGAAAGAGTCTGGTGAACCTAGTGTCGAAGACACCTTGACGGAGAAGATTTCATCCCTAAcagcagagctggagaagctgaatcCCAACATGAGAGCCATGGAACGACTAGAAAGCGTCGAGACGAGGCTCAAGCAGACGGACCAAGAATACGAAGACTCGAAATCAACGGCCCACAAGGCGAAGGAAGCCTTCAACAGCGTCAAGCAGAAAAGATACGAGCTGTTCAACAAGGCCTTTACTCACATTCAGGAGCAGATATCCAACGTCTACAAGGATCTCACGCGATCAGATGCCTACCCGCTGGGTGGCCAGGCCTACTTGGACATTGAAGAGGACACAGACATGCCCTATTTGTCAGGTATCAAATACCATGCCATGCCGCCGCTCAAGAGATTCCGAGACATGGAGCATCTGTCTGGTGGTGAAAAGACCATGGCAGCACTGgcgctcctcttcgccatccaCAGCTACCAGCCAAGtcctttctttgtcttggacgAAGTCGACGCAGCGTTAGACAATGCCAATGtggacaagatcaagaagtATATCCGGGAACACGCGGGCCCTGGCATGCAGTTCATTGTCATCAGTTTGAAGGCCGGTCTATTCCAAGACAGCGAGAGTCTTGTCGGCGTATATCGTGACCAGGAGGTGAACAGCTCCCGGACGCTAACATTGGATGTAAGTCATTTGATAACCGCCGCTATACTTGAGGGCACAGCAAAGCTAATTCATTTATCCACTTTAGCTGAGGAAATATGCCTAGGATTAGGCTCCCGGTATTACTTGTTTATGTATCAATATTAACGACTGGAGAGGCTGTAAGTAGAGAGCAGGGCAGGCTGGATAGGAAAATGCAGGGAACCAATGAGCGGCGTCGTCGCCTCGACTATTGGAGAACCACGAGCTATGAGTTACTTGGCGCATGGATGAATAtattccctttttctcttttactAATTAATCGATTTCGCCCTCATGGGTATTGTCGCGATGTAAAGAAGAGTGTGTATTTGTGATGTATATACCAGGTTAGAATTAGAGTACCTAGGAGAATAAAGGGAAGATCAGAGCAATCAATGCGGATAATCATGGGAACTTTTCGCTATGATATGTAGCGTAGTGTGGCATATACAGCGTGAACAATAAGGGTCTCTCTTATATCTAAACCTCCCAACCCATTAATAGGGGGCTTCCAGGTCAATCAATGTACACAATACCAGCTTCACTGAATAGTTCATACAACGATATCCATGCCGTCAATAACCTCAATTATAGCCACGCCATTTGTCCCATGGCACGTATACTCTCACCATAACTTGAAGCCACCAGGCACCTTGTGCTGGAACACTCCGCTTGGGTCATACTTCTTGCTGACCTGACGGAGGAAGTTCAGGCTGTCCGCCCCGTAAGAAGCCAGCGGTAACTGGTGCGGGCCGGCATAGTTCAGATACTCAAACTTCCGCAGAACCCCATTTCGCTCAGCGACCTTCTCAATAGCTGCAAAGGTGTCTCGGCCTTTCTGGTAGATAGAGTCGCTAGAGCTCGAGTTCGGccagagagcagagaaaagaaggactGTTGATGTCAGAGTTAGACTTGCATGTACAAGTATATCATACGAGAAGGTTCTGGGCGGAGCAACTTACCAATACCATTGCCATCCTCGGGGTTCAATCCGAGAACGTTTCCTCCAGTGGCGGCGGAATGTGAAAGCATCACAGATGGGAGGGGCTCAAAGGCAAAGTTCCATGTGACACCACCGGCGGGATTGAAGTTGTACAAGGACCCGTTCAAGGTCTTGAAGATGTCTAGCATCGTCTCGCTCGAGGTCCCGAGCGTAAGCGTAGCGAAGAGCCAGTTCCTATCCACCAAAGTCTGCATTAGGCATATTCGTCCTCTTCATAGAAACGGTACATATATCTTACGGGGGTGTTCAACTTACAGCGGGGGAGTGGGATTCTCCGCAGCCAGCGAAGCCACGCTCGTGATCGAGGAGGTGTTGGAGATGCTCGGCAGAGCCTCGAACCCGCTGTACACCTCCGGATGAAGCACAGGCTTCGTATAATAAGCCGAAGCGCTCACCGACCACGCCTTCGCCGCCGAACTGTACAGCAAACCCGCCTGAAGCGACACATAGGGGTCGAAGTTTGGATCGGCGGCGACGTCGTTGAAAGCGTCGAACACGGCACCGACCTGGGACACATCGTATGAGAAGGTGTTGACCGACATGTTGCCCTGCGGGAACGTCTTCAGCTCATAACGCGTTACGACGCCAAAGTTGTTGCCGCCGCCCTTGAGGGCTCGGTACAGGTCGGGGTGGCTTGTCGCGGAGATGTTTGCGATGGTGCCGTTTGCAAGGACGATCTGGTTGGAGAAGTTAGAATACAGGGGGGATGAAGAGATAGCAAGGAGAGCAATGAAACAACAAGTGTGTACATACCTCGTatccaacaacaccatcacaCGCCCAGCCAACTCGCGGCGAGAAGTGCGAGATGCCACCGCCCAGGAGCAGGCCACCAACACCGACGAGACCGTTCCTcccaccagcggcagcaagattGAAACCGTCTAGATAGCTGTACACATCGTTCCAAACGGCGCCTGCTCCAACAGCAACCGAAGTGCCCTTCTCGCTCAGCGACGTCGCGTTCAGGTGCCCCATGTCAAAGGTCACGCCGCCCTGGATGTTGGCGAAGCCTCCGGCCGGAGTGTGACCGCCTCCTTTCACGGCAAATTGGCATCCTGGTGTCCGTGATGAATTGAGGATTGTCACCGCCTTGCTGATATCCTGTGCGGAACGGGGTCGAACAATGCAGGCCGGGACGAGGGTCGACTCTTGTATAGAGAACCAGTCGTTCGCGGTGAAGGGCGTGGTGGTGACAATGTCGCCCAGCGCGGAGGCGAGACGATCACACTGCGGAGGGTCAGCATCGTGTTTATCAGGATGGTGAGGGTTAGGCTCTTACGCATGTGTCGTATGAAGCCGctgatgcagcagcagccgctaCCAACGCGGTGGTCGTGGAACGTTCTGCGAATCTCATGGTGTTTCAGTGTCGACACTCTATACTAGGACTTATACGAGGCCCGtacaagaaagagagaaacacaATTCTGTTTCCCCCTTTCACGCACACTCTCTGGTCTATATAGCTGTAGAATCCTTCGCGAAACTCGTCATCGCGCTGGAGTGAGCCCGTCATCTTGCGGCCCTAACGCGGTCCCTCGCGCATTGTAGCATGATTTGTAGACAAGGGACATTCGGCCCGTGATGCTGTTTAGCCCGAAAGTAATCGGCCTCTCTCCAGGTTCAGTGGAGTTGACGGGATTACTGGTAACAACTAGTCCCGGGAAACCGGCAAACGGTCGGTGGTACCAATTGATGACCTCCCCGCATCGGCCAAGTTCTTGGTAAGGAGATGGAATCGTAGATGATCATCTTGCCTACTCCATGGTAGTTGTAGATGTGGTTAACTACTAGGTACGAGTGGAGGctgtgtgtatgtatattCCCAGGGGCTGTAAAAGCGGCCTATACGCTTTTACGTACTAGATTATTAATTGTATCAATGGGATCCTTCGACGTGTTATATATTATATCATATAGAGTAAATCAGTAGCTTGGAAATGTTTATTTAAACAGCGGGCATGTTTCATGAATGAGATTCAACATACTTATTCTGGTTCTCACTGCAATACTGTTTGGATGCCTGTTCATGGGTGTAAGGAGTTAAAGTGTATTCGCTGGCCGAATATTTTTCCGGCTTCCGGGTTCGCTGGAATCGCGATTGGTGATAGGCAGCAAGTCGCAACATGCTCGACGCGACAAACCTTCACATTTACAACCAAGCTTCTCTTGAATTGGCACCAATGACGGAAATATAGGTCGATTTGCGGTTCCCCAGATAACGCATCGCAATTCCAACAAAAGCGAACGAGTTCAAAGCAAGCAGGGCGAATTCTGGCTTGCAAATACCTTGCATAACTGGGGCGAATCGATAAAGCCACAGGCCACTACAACCATgcccttttctcttcgttAACCATgattgttttcttcttccgcataCCCAAGCAGCGTCGCCTCTCTATGTGTGATGCCCCGTAGATTACTCGGCACTACGTTATTCCTTTCTCACCAAGGTTTATCTCCTACCACATCGACTCCGTAAGCTGTCGCATCGTCGCATCGAAACCGCAGCCACCACATCCCCAGCTCACGCGAGCCCTTCACACGATCTACGCTCTCAAACCCAGGTCCCATCGCTATTTTTACTGTCCCGACTACACCTCTTTGCCGACGAGACGAAAGTAGACACTTGTTCGGCATCATGGATCTCGCTGTGACACTgatcaaggccgtcatgCGGGCGTTCTACCCGACGCGAGACATCCTTGTGGTGGACGCACTGATTCTTCATGAAGCGTATGCCTTTTCAGTGGATTATGGGATTTGGTGAAGGGAGAGATGAGCTGAAAAGTTGTGGACAGTCTTCGCGATGACGATCTTGCCTATTTAATGGCCATAAACACAAAGGACTTGCACAAGATATGCGGAAAACTCAGAGAAGACCGCTTCTTAACAGTGTAGGCTTGAAGATCTTAGCCATGCTTTCTTTTCGGACTGGCAGCTTACTCCAATAGTCACACGAGATCCGAATTGCGACCAGGCAATCCGCGACCGAGTAATCGCACATGGTACTACATCAACTACCGACATACCATCGACGCTATCAAGTGGCGGGTTTACAACATAGATAAAGAAGTCCAGGGAACTACTGTGCCAGTAAACGAAAAGAAGGAATACTTTTGCTCGTTCTGTAAGGCGGAATGGACGGCAATGGAAGTTTTGGACAGCGTTGGACCCGAGGGCTTCCTTTGTCACCGATGCCGACGACCTTTGTCATTTGAAGCAGATCGAAATGCCGGCGGGCACGAACAGTCTACCCGACTGAATGACCAATTCAAGTTCATCAGCGAGCTGTTGCCTAAAATCGACGCAGCCCATATTCCGGAATGCGACTTTGATCGGGCCTTGTCAAAGGCTCGGCCGGTGATCCGCGACGCTACACACCAACGCGCAGCTACGATACCCGTTGATGACGCCTCGTCTCGGCCCATGGCAGTTCGAGGCTTGGCCAATACGGGTCCGCAGTCCATTGCCGTCAACATATCCACGTCTGACGGACCGTcggaggctgagaaggaggccgagaGACTTCGCAAGGAAAAGATTGCCCAGCAGAATGCGCTCCCATCCTGGATGTCGAACAGTACTATTACAGGAGAGTCGTTTTCTGCAACAGCTGAAGCCAATGCTTTGGGATTGGGTAGAGATGCAGCGGAGCGAAAACTGTCTCAGGGCAAATTGGTCGACAACAATGCCACTACGCAGATTGATGACATTTTCGAAAAGCTCAAAGCAGAGCAAGCTGCCATCTTGGCGCGAGAAGCAGATGCTGAGAGCGAAGGGGAGGACTATGGctctgaagaggaggatgacgaattCGAAGATGTTATGGCCACGGGCAACAACTCTGGTCTGGGCACGCCCGGCATCAAGGCTGAGGCATCAGAAGTTCCATCAGGTGACGTATCTCGAATGGAAGACAGCTCAGATGAGAGGGCGAACAAGCGGGTCAAGGTTGAGCCTGGAGTTAAAAAGGATGACagcggcgatgaagacgaagacgacgatgaacTCGAGTTTGAGGATGTTTAAAGGCCACGCGTCCAACGGATCTCAAAAGTTTGTGTAATTTTACAAGAGCATTTAGACAGAATAGGGGCAACTCAACCTGGCAGCACGCGGAATGCACAGGAGAGTTTGGAGCTGGCGTTTTTCACATTACCGAGCAGTCCTCGGGCACATGTTGGTTTTAtaaaagacaagaagagaaTATTTGACATTTTTGATAAACTTTAGTCGAGAAGCAACAATTGGATTGCTCATCTCCTTTGAAACAATGTGACTGTTGGATGTTGTTACATTATATCACATTATCTGTTGGCTGGatgtttttgtctttgcctttgtcttttgctctcttttgtttgctCAGCTAGAAACGGCGACAATAAAAAGAGCGGGGCCGAGTCCTTCCCAGTGCGTCTTGGTGAGCCAATAGGAAGCTTTCAAGCCGGATTCACGCTGTTACAATGACGAAACTACACCCAACACCAGAGTCATTCATTGCAAGAGTTACCCGTGAATAAAAACCCAGGGAATCCTGTGATTCTTCCTTCTCTGTGAATTTTTCAATTTTTCATAAAGAAAAGATAATGGCCCTCCTGTTTGGCTCACACAAGGCCCCGCGCCATGGCTCCTGAGCTGCCTCGCATCTTCTTGCTCCCAACTCACTTACAAGCAGACGAGCTGCGTGAGTTGGAGGCGATAATCCCTACGCTGACGCATGATGTTCACGAGGCCAAAGTTATTCTAGGAAAGATATCTAGACCTGAGCGTGCTCTTTTTGAGCTGAGGCGGCTTAAGCTTGCGACGGAACCGGTGGCTCTGGAGGAagctggaagagaagaagttggtgaCAAGCGTGGGCGAAGTGAAGCATCAGAGGTTCCGTCTAAGCGCCGGAGGCTATCGAGATCAGAGAGTACAGAAATccgagaggaagagaatccTAGTGGCATTTGGAATTTGTTGAGAGGTCCAGGGGATATCGTTTTGGTGCTTAAACTGGCTTGGCTTTTCGATTGCCTCGAACAAGATGTCGCACCGCCCGCTGATGACTATTTGCTTTATCGAGGGCGCAAACTCGCATCTCCGTCTTTACAGAGTTCAAATATTGCAACTCATCCGTTAAAGAAGGAGAATGAAGCAGCCAAATCAGCCGCAGCAGTGCTCGCCCGAGCCATGGAGGACCGGCAAAGCGTCATCGACAGTCCACATTCGAAGCGGACAACAAGACCAGGAACTG
Above is a genomic segment from Trichoderma breve strain T069 chromosome 6, whole genome shotgun sequence containing:
- a CDS encoding SMC proteins flexible hinge domain-containing protein, which produces MGKLIRLELQNFKSYKGHHTLLFGDSYFTSIIGPNGSGKSNSMDAISFVLGIKSSHLRSTHLKELVYRGRVLKTSKINDDGSAEATADASNFADDDKASRGDPKTAWVMAVYEDDAGEEQRWKRTITSGGASEYRINDRVVTAQQYNDALETENILIKARNFLVFQGDVEAIASQSPQDLTRLIEQISGSLEYKTEYEKLQVEAEQAIENQNFQFHRRRGINSEIKQYREQKKEADSFQKKTEERDAAIVTHCLWKLYHFQKAMDDSSTAIQEHHEDLKEMRRNVEEFETQLDSARKEQSAVQKQVSKVEKDIKHKERSIEDKENALVPFDEKIHESSQQIDKLQAQAQKVGKELEEQTDIVQKVQKDIGSVKKAQDLFEKDIKDQLKKQGRDISDDDRKEYNTLRAQVLARTGSNQAKLENLERQRKADEVTVSSLKGKVDSISGTIEKMEAELTSIGERRSAADSATKDITNDIAAKKKEFNQLQSERVRTNQKRTELEEKLEDVARKLREADDGRRQNDREVRMKEMVTTLKRIFPGVRGRIGNLCTPKQKKFDEAVIVALGRDFDSVVVDTEKTGVDCVQYLKEQRFPPMTFIPLDNIKVNAVNTAIKGFPGARLTIDTINFDASVERAMSYACGSSVVCDTLDIAKHICYDKKIPVKAVTVEGYIIHKAGLMTGGRGPEPKGGKRKFEEADVQNLQRMAAKLKSEIDRLPKADRRGTQEESLHIELNGLERQLVATRDELAALNKNWTSKKRELDSQKKQLQELQPKYEQQLSQLNRTKETVQEFKDAIARVEDEIFDGFCKKLGYSDIRAYEASQGKLEQEISEKRNQYEVQRQRLESRLKWEITRHSDTEARIKRIQDQIRRLKQDMRTYNKEKAEIEESMRDDQDELEALGETLEEMKAEQLEKNQKVNEARAELQKHSKDIEACQREINALETTVQKNSAGKSALLRRCRLEQIQIPLAGGALDNLPTEDDLLRQDPDAMDVDGGEDDMMDIALDDHGIEIDFDGLEEDLKESAELEKLNPNMRAMERLESVETRLKQTDQEYEDSKSTAHKAKEAFNSVKQKRYELFNKAFTHIQEQISNVYKDLTRSDAYPLGGQAYLDIEEDTDMPYLSGIKYHAMPPLKRFRDMEHLSGGEKTMAALALLFAIHSYQPSPFFVLDEVDAALDNANVDKIKKYIREHAGPGMQFIVISLKAGLFQDSESLVGVYRDQEVNSSRTLTLDLRKYA
- a CDS encoding FAD binding domain-containing protein, producing MRFAERSTTTALVAAAAASAASYDTCCDRLASALGDIVTTTPFTANDWFSIQESTLVPACIVRPRSAQDISKAVTILNSSRTPGCQFAVKGGGHTPAGGFANIQGGVTFDMGHLNATSLSEKGTSVAVGAGAVWNDVYSYLDGFNLAAAGGRNGLVGVGGLLLGGGISHFSPRVGWACDGVVGYEIVLANGTIANISATSHPDLYRALKGGGNNFGVVTRYELKTFPQGNMSVNTFSYDVSQVGAVFDAFNDVAADPNFDPYVSLQAGLLYSSAAKAWSVYSGFEALPSISNTSSITSVASLAAENPTPPLNWLFATLTLGTSSETMLDIFKTLNGSLYNFNPAGGVTWNFAFEPLPSVMLSHSAATGGNVLGLNPEDGNGIVLLFSALWPNSSSSDSIYQKGRDTFAAIEKVAERNGVLRKFEYLNYAGPHQLPLASYGADSLNFLRQVSKKYDPSGVFQHKVPGGFKLW
- a CDS encoding TFIIE alpha subunit domain-containing protein, with the protein product MDLAVTLIKAVMRAFYPTRDILVVDALILHEALRDDDLAYLMAINTKDLHKICGKLREDRFLTVHTRSELRPGNPRPSNRTWYYINYRHTIDAIKWRVYNIDKEAEWTAMEVLDSVGPEGFLCHRCRRPLSFEADRNAGGHEQSTRLNDQFKFISELLPKIDAAHIPECDFDRALSKARPVIRDATHQRAATIPVDDASSRPMAVRGLANTGPQSIAVNISTSDGPSEAEKEAERLRKEKIAQQNALPSWMSNSTITGESFSATAEANALGLGRDAAERKLSQGKLVDNNATTQIDDIFEKLKAEQAAILAREADAESEGEDYGSEEEDDEFEDVMATGNNSGLGTPGIKAEASEVPSGDVSRMEDSSDERANKRVKVEPGVKKDDSGDEDEDDDELEFEDV